A single Curtobacterium sp. MCSS17_015 DNA region contains:
- a CDS encoding LacI family DNA-binding transcriptional regulator — translation MLTMKDIAAQVGVSVSSVSLVLNDRDAGRVNRDVASRIRELADTFGYVPNQLARSLKSKQTQTIGLVSDRVATVPFSSAMLAGAQEAAWRSGYVLMLVDTGGNEEMQTTAVQSLLQRNVDGLIVAATYHRTVEAPKVPSSTPVVLLDGRPDTGPADGGAASGGAGPDAAPTDFVVPDEERGAYDAVTHLVQAGHRRIGFCTVRAYPIADALRTRGYRRALADAGLPADPALMVTAEDAATACAIAPAHALLDRPAGERPTAVFCFGDQIAMGFYQVARSLGLTVPTDLSIVGFDNQEFVAEALDPGLTTVQLPHRAMGEWAVERILRRIDGSPATGDAPVGHRMHCPIVVRSSVAPPRDPP, via the coding sequence ATGCTGACGATGAAGGACATCGCCGCCCAGGTGGGCGTGTCCGTGTCGTCCGTGTCGCTCGTGCTCAACGACCGGGACGCCGGCCGCGTCAACCGCGACGTCGCCAGCCGGATCCGGGAGCTCGCCGACACGTTCGGCTACGTGCCGAACCAGCTCGCCCGCTCACTGAAGTCGAAGCAGACGCAGACCATCGGCCTGGTGTCCGACCGGGTCGCGACCGTCCCGTTCTCGAGCGCGATGCTCGCCGGCGCGCAGGAGGCCGCCTGGCGCAGCGGCTACGTCCTCATGCTCGTCGACACCGGCGGCAACGAGGAGATGCAGACCACGGCGGTGCAGTCGCTGCTGCAGCGGAACGTCGACGGACTCATCGTCGCCGCGACGTACCACCGGACCGTCGAGGCACCGAAGGTGCCGTCGAGCACCCCGGTGGTCCTGCTCGACGGCCGCCCCGACACCGGCCCGGCCGACGGCGGCGCAGCGTCCGGGGGAGCGGGCCCCGACGCTGCACCGACCGACTTCGTCGTGCCGGACGAGGAGCGCGGTGCGTACGACGCCGTGACCCACCTCGTGCAGGCGGGACACCGCCGCATCGGGTTCTGCACCGTCCGTGCCTACCCGATCGCCGACGCACTGCGCACCCGCGGGTACCGGCGCGCCCTGGCCGATGCGGGCCTCCCGGCCGACCCCGCGCTCATGGTGACCGCCGAGGACGCGGCGACCGCGTGCGCCATCGCGCCCGCGCACGCCCTCCTCGACCGACCGGCCGGCGAGCGGCCGACCGCGGTGTTCTGCTTCGGCGACCAGATCGCGATGGGCTTCTACCAGGTGGCCCGGAGCCTCGGACTGACCGTCCCCACCGACCTGTCCATCGTCGGCTTCGACAACCAGGAGTTCGTCGCCGAAGCGCTCGACCCGGGACTCACCACCGTGCAGCTCCCGCACCGAGCGATGGGGGAGTGGGCCGTCGAGCGCATCCTCCGCCGGATCGACGGATCACCCGCGACCGGTGACGCACCCGTCGGGCACCGCATGCACTGTCCGATCGTGGTGCGCAGTTCCGTCGCGCCGCCCCGCGATCCCCCCTGA
- a CDS encoding carbohydrate ABC transporter permease translates to MSATLSTSDETAPTEDRAAQTPGGRTQRGRGARRKRGVTRWVVLAVAAVFALLMLAPLLLLVLNAFKTGADYSAHGPLSLPEQFSTEAFQQYLSLVDYPRALLNSIVISGLVAVLGTALALVTSYGIGIGRIRGRTWMLAVFLLATMLPQESLIYPLFYGAQTTGTVNTIWSVVIVFTVLQAAFGTYLLSSVMSTIPQSLLEAAALDGAGRFRILWSVVFPVLRPTLSVLVVFFFVWTWNEFYIPLVLLTDQSAQTVPIALATLQGQNSINLTALNAGSLLSLLPTLVFFLVFQRTLSRGVTVGSVK, encoded by the coding sequence ATGAGCGCCACTCTGTCCACCTCCGACGAGACCGCTCCGACCGAGGATCGGGCCGCCCAGACTCCGGGAGGACGGACTCAGCGGGGCCGCGGCGCCCGCCGGAAGCGCGGGGTCACCCGCTGGGTCGTCCTCGCCGTGGCGGCGGTGTTCGCCCTGCTCATGCTGGCGCCCCTGCTGCTCCTCGTGCTCAACGCCTTCAAGACCGGCGCGGACTACTCCGCCCACGGTCCGCTGTCGCTGCCCGAGCAGTTCAGCACCGAGGCCTTCCAGCAGTACCTGTCCCTCGTCGACTACCCGCGGGCACTGCTCAACTCGATCGTCATCTCGGGACTCGTCGCCGTGCTCGGGACGGCGCTCGCCCTCGTGACGAGCTACGGGATCGGCATCGGCCGGATCCGCGGTCGCACCTGGATGCTCGCGGTGTTCCTGCTGGCGACGATGCTCCCGCAGGAGTCCCTCATCTACCCGCTGTTCTACGGCGCCCAGACCACCGGCACCGTCAACACGATCTGGAGCGTGGTGATCGTCTTCACCGTGCTGCAGGCCGCGTTCGGCACGTACCTGCTGTCGAGCGTGATGAGCACGATCCCCCAGTCGTTGCTCGAGGCCGCAGCGCTCGACGGCGCCGGACGCTTCCGCATCCTCTGGTCGGTGGTGTTCCCGGTCCTCCGCCCGACGCTGTCGGTGCTCGTCGTGTTCTTCTTCGTCTGGACCTGGAACGAGTTCTACATCCCGCTCGTGCTCCTCACCGACCAGTCCGCGCAGACCGTCCCGATCGCGCTCGCGACCCTGCAGGGGCAGAACAGCATCAACCTGACCGCGCTCAACGCCGGGTCGTTGCTCTCCCTGCTCCCGACCCTGGTCTTCTTCCTCGTCTTCCAACGCACCCTGAGCCGCGGCGTCACCGTCGGCTCCGTCAAGTGA
- a CDS encoding sugar ABC transporter permease: MTTLALRSRTRQHSYWWYLVPMIIGTLAIVIVPFAMNVWYSLFQWKGGLAPMRWYGIGNYVDLLADAQFWLAFGNSVFMIVGIVVVPTIIGLVLAAMLFDHLGREFGPKVAATLRALYYLPQILPIAVAGFVWSWVLATQNGLLNSVLAAFGNTSPPDWLGNPDIAIFAVMLVLVWLQIGYPVVVFMAALQRVDPELYEAASLDGAGWWRRFTAITLPQIRPEVFVVVITATVGALKVFAPILILTGGGPEGSTVVPSYYSYRNFFELSKVGYGSAIATVMAIVIFVIAGVLMWLQRRDAEGKDA; this comes from the coding sequence ATGACGACACTCGCGCTCCGAAGTCGCACCCGGCAGCACTCCTACTGGTGGTACCTCGTACCGATGATCATCGGCACGCTCGCCATCGTGATCGTGCCGTTCGCGATGAACGTCTGGTACAGCCTCTTCCAGTGGAAGGGCGGACTGGCGCCGATGCGCTGGTACGGGATCGGCAACTACGTCGACCTGCTCGCCGACGCACAGTTCTGGCTCGCCTTCGGGAACTCCGTGTTCATGATCGTCGGCATCGTCGTGGTGCCGACCATCATCGGGCTCGTCCTCGCCGCGATGCTGTTCGACCACCTCGGCCGCGAATTCGGGCCGAAGGTGGCCGCGACGCTCCGCGCGCTGTACTACCTGCCGCAGATCCTGCCGATCGCGGTCGCCGGCTTCGTGTGGAGCTGGGTGCTCGCCACCCAGAACGGGCTGCTCAACAGCGTGCTCGCCGCGTTCGGGAACACGAGTCCACCGGACTGGCTGGGCAACCCGGACATCGCGATCTTCGCCGTGATGCTCGTGCTCGTCTGGCTGCAGATCGGCTACCCGGTGGTCGTCTTCATGGCGGCACTGCAGCGGGTGGACCCGGAACTGTACGAGGCGGCGTCGCTCGACGGTGCCGGCTGGTGGCGACGCTTCACCGCGATCACGCTGCCGCAGATCCGCCCCGAGGTGTTCGTCGTCGTGATCACGGCGACCGTCGGCGCCCTCAAGGTCTTCGCGCCGATCCTCATCCTGACGGGCGGCGGGCCGGAGGGATCCACCGTCGTGCCGTCGTACTACTCGTACCGGAACTTCTTCGAGCTGTCGAAGGTCGGGTACGGGTCCGCCATCGCGACGGTCATGGCGATCGTCATCTTCGTCATCGCGGGTGTGCTCATGTGGCTGCAGCGCCGTGACGCCGAGGGGAAGGACGCCTGA
- a CDS encoding extracellular solute-binding protein — protein sequence MHRTTRRRSLRTAAITTIALAAAALTGCSASGSGSDGKTFTIMQYEDPSTAQGQGWKLALEIFEKKHPDVDVEFQTTSFDGFRKNAKLVLGGNKVPDVVEFNKGNADGGQLASQGLLENLDDAVEERGWDDKVTGSMQSFAKYDEQGKAGSGNWYGVPNVGEYVTFYYNKDKFQQAGITAEPKTMDEFTTALQKLKDADITPISSSAAVNQGFNQMWIWYSLVSAAADREDIDDFMFLKGKVDFSKDPWKSGTRQFQEWIDEGYVGTDLGGLNFEQANVNFLSGKTGMLIWNNGVFARVKDQASFEWGSFTLPGANMTMGSSGHLWGVPAKAGNKELAYDWIDTTLSPEVQNEIGEQGGLPLAGDTASISDPVTKAYTERFDEVVRDDTLTFYPDYPVPGFLDFIQNNMSAMSNGNETADEYLSELQSFYDDGKKTVDQG from the coding sequence ATGCACCGAACCACGCGACGTCGGTCCCTGCGGACCGCCGCCATCACCACGATCGCGCTCGCCGCGGCCGCCCTCACCGGATGCAGCGCGTCCGGCTCCGGCTCGGACGGCAAGACCTTCACGATCATGCAGTACGAGGACCCCAGCACGGCGCAGGGCCAGGGCTGGAAGCTCGCGCTCGAGATCTTCGAGAAGAAGCACCCGGACGTCGACGTGGAGTTCCAGACGACGAGCTTCGACGGGTTCCGCAAGAACGCCAAGCTCGTGCTCGGCGGGAACAAGGTGCCGGACGTCGTCGAGTTCAACAAGGGCAATGCCGACGGTGGGCAGCTCGCCAGTCAGGGGCTGCTCGAGAACCTCGACGACGCCGTCGAGGAGCGCGGCTGGGACGACAAGGTCACCGGCTCCATGCAGTCGTTCGCGAAGTACGACGAGCAGGGCAAGGCCGGCAGCGGCAACTGGTACGGCGTCCCGAACGTCGGTGAGTACGTCACCTTCTACTACAACAAGGACAAGTTCCAGCAGGCCGGCATCACCGCCGAGCCGAAGACGATGGACGAGTTCACCACCGCCCTGCAGAAGCTCAAGGACGCCGACATCACGCCGATCTCGTCGTCGGCAGCGGTCAACCAGGGCTTCAACCAGATGTGGATCTGGTACTCGCTCGTCTCCGCGGCAGCCGACCGGGAGGACATCGACGACTTCATGTTCCTCAAGGGGAAGGTCGACTTCTCGAAGGACCCGTGGAAGTCGGGCACGCGGCAGTTCCAGGAATGGATCGACGAGGGCTACGTCGGCACGGACCTCGGCGGCCTCAACTTCGAGCAGGCGAACGTCAACTTCCTGAGCGGCAAGACCGGGATGCTCATCTGGAACAACGGCGTCTTCGCGCGGGTCAAGGACCAGGCGTCCTTCGAGTGGGGCTCGTTCACGCTCCCCGGCGCGAACATGACGATGGGGTCATCCGGCCACCTGTGGGGCGTCCCGGCGAAGGCCGGCAACAAGGAACTCGCCTACGACTGGATCGACACCACGCTCAGCCCCGAGGTCCAGAACGAGATCGGTGAACAGGGCGGCCTGCCGCTGGCGGGCGACACCGCGTCGATCTCGGACCCCGTCACGAAGGCGTACACCGAGCGCTTCGACGAGGTCGTGCGTGACGACACGCTCACCTTCTACCCGGACTACCCCGTGCCCGGCTTCCTCGACTTCATCCAGAACAACATGTCGGCGATGTCGAACGGCAACGAGACCGCCGACGAGTACCTGTCCGAGCTGCAGTCCTTCTACGACGACGGCAAGAAGACCGTCGACCAGGGCTGA
- a CDS encoding TetR/AcrR family transcriptional regulator, whose amino-acid sequence MRADARRNLDALIDAAKAVFASDGVDAPAKAIADRAGVGVGTLYRRFPQRSDLVVAVFQQAVEACADAADDLRAAHAPDEALARWLQRFTEFVATKRGLAAALQSGDAAFEALPAYFIGRLGGTLTELLDAASAAGTVRADIDAPQLLRAVADLSHGAATPEQSQQLVGLLVDGLRYRATV is encoded by the coding sequence GTGCGCGCCGACGCCCGCCGCAACCTGGACGCTTTGATCGACGCCGCCAAGGCCGTGTTCGCCTCCGACGGCGTCGACGCCCCCGCGAAGGCCATCGCCGACCGCGCAGGCGTCGGCGTCGGCACCCTGTACCGCCGCTTCCCACAGCGCTCCGACCTGGTCGTGGCGGTGTTCCAGCAGGCCGTCGAAGCCTGCGCTGACGCCGCCGACGACCTGCGCGCCGCACACGCTCCGGACGAGGCGCTTGCTCGGTGGTTGCAGCGGTTCACCGAGTTCGTCGCCACCAAGCGGGGGCTCGCCGCCGCACTGCAGTCCGGCGACGCCGCCTTCGAGGCCCTCCCCGCCTACTTCATCGGACGGCTCGGCGGCACCCTGACGGAGTTGCTCGACGCAGCGTCAGCAGCCGGAACGGTCCGCGCCGACATCGACGCACCCCAGCTCCTCCGGGCCGTCGCCGACCTGTCCCACGGTGCGGCGACCCCCGAGCAGAGCCAGCAGCTCGTCGGACTCCTGGTCGACGGGCTCCGCTACCGCGCCACCGTCTGA
- a CDS encoding aldo/keto reductase has product MQYRTLGKTGIQVSPFALGAMMLGTDGRIGNGDEQDSIRIVHRALDAGINLIDTADRYSQGGSETLLGKALAGRRDDVVLATKFNGPMGDDPNRRGNSRRWIMRAVEDSLRRLQTDHIDLYQAHRPDDTVDLEETLSALTDLVRSGKVRAIGTSDFPASMQVEAQWTSEHRGLERFRTEQPTYSILNRGIEREVLPVVERYGMGTLVWSPLAGGMLTGRFRKGQQSDLARVGLFRHNQDERRIDAVEQVVALSEEVGIPMTHLAMAFAIAHPGVTSALIGPRSMEQLDDLLAGADVALSDEVLDRIDAIVPPGTDVGRLDQQYAPPAVLQAGLRRRPVAERRAA; this is encoded by the coding sequence ATGCAGTACCGCACCCTCGGCAAGACCGGTATCCAGGTCAGTCCCTTCGCGCTGGGCGCCATGATGCTCGGCACCGACGGCCGGATCGGCAACGGAGACGAACAGGACTCGATCCGGATCGTCCACCGGGCACTGGACGCCGGCATCAACCTCATCGACACCGCCGACCGCTACTCGCAGGGTGGCTCGGAGACCCTGCTCGGCAAGGCGCTCGCGGGTCGCCGTGACGACGTCGTGCTCGCCACGAAGTTCAACGGCCCGATGGGGGACGATCCGAACCGCCGGGGGAACTCCCGCCGGTGGATCATGCGTGCGGTGGAGGACTCGCTCCGCCGTCTGCAGACCGACCACATCGACCTGTACCAGGCACACCGACCGGACGACACGGTCGACCTCGAGGAGACCCTGTCGGCGCTGACCGACCTGGTGCGCAGCGGCAAGGTGCGCGCCATCGGCACGAGCGACTTCCCGGCGTCGATGCAGGTGGAGGCGCAGTGGACCTCGGAACACCGGGGTCTCGAGCGCTTCCGCACGGAGCAGCCGACCTACTCGATCCTGAACCGCGGCATCGAGCGCGAGGTCCTGCCCGTCGTCGAGCGCTACGGCATGGGCACTCTCGTCTGGAGCCCGCTTGCCGGCGGCATGCTGACCGGGCGGTTCCGCAAGGGCCAGCAGAGCGACCTCGCCCGCGTCGGCTTGTTCCGGCACAACCAGGACGAGCGACGCATCGACGCCGTCGAGCAGGTCGTCGCGCTGTCCGAGGAGGTCGGCATCCCGATGACCCACCTCGCGATGGCGTTCGCGATCGCACACCCCGGAGTCACGAGCGCGCTGATCGGTCCGCGGTCGATGGAGCAGCTCGACGACCTGCTCGCGGGCGCCGACGTGGCGCTGTCGGACGAGGTCCTCGACCGGATCGACGCGATCGTCCCGCCGGGCACGGACGTCGGTCGTCTCGACCAGCAGTACGCCCCGCCAGCAGTCCTGCAGGCCGGGCTGCGTCGGCGCCCCGTCGCCGAGCGCCGAGCAGCCTGA